One window of Nocardia nova SH22a genomic DNA carries:
- the eccE gene encoding type VII secretion protein EccE — protein MNSTARGENGTPPDNGGSGTSETPRSAPELRSTEYWLFHLFPLRLVLPVLVTASVSAFVARIFTPLWWVPVVVAAVVVIIALTPIRGTSLAQSLARGITFRWQLFRNSSSSVQHSPFDVPLNEGGSYGMRWDGDRLITMLRIDAQPRTVTRLSPSGLLGEDMLPLAEIARCLDQFDIRLAAIDVISTGSRSAGTGAVARAYESILGPLPAVAHRTVWVVLRLDPLANAAAVDRRGGGAEGTLRSATVATRRVANRLAAHGLSAVALSAAEMNQAVAQLTLGAAPEEFAETTDSLTHNGFHHTTYRMTPEALGSRGIAEVWSTPTVTSTITVRLQRVPDGTDSAGSIAVTATARFATRDTPCRVRSAGLIPLPGKQRRALLFSLPLGTGVPALPLDSYLGPPDALEEVPMPIAGCGQLIGADSSGQGVALPLVSRHVRRVEVIGSPLVAKQVILRAIALGASVVVHTNRHDEWRPMVTYVDLPQTLTLATWSAGSQQSGSYRFATLVVFDGIAPSGHHSDATVMVLRQNGPATDEFEPDVTLIEDAHSANLVTVRTESGETSVYMVATPEELRYVGAHPAVPA, from the coding sequence ATGAACTCCACCGCGCGCGGAGAAAACGGAACACCGCCGGACAACGGCGGCTCCGGCACTTCCGAAACACCGCGGAGCGCACCGGAATTGCGTTCCACGGAATACTGGCTCTTCCACCTGTTCCCGCTCCGCCTGGTGCTTCCAGTGCTGGTCACAGCGTCCGTGAGCGCCTTCGTGGCAAGGATTTTCACACCGCTGTGGTGGGTTCCGGTGGTGGTCGCCGCAGTGGTGGTGATCATCGCTCTCACACCGATTCGCGGTACTTCTCTCGCACAATCTCTGGCTCGCGGAATTACCTTTCGTTGGCAATTGTTCCGGAATAGTTCGTCCTCCGTTCAACATTCGCCATTCGATGTTCCACTGAACGAAGGCGGAAGTTACGGAATGCGCTGGGACGGTGATCGGCTGATCACCATGTTGCGTATCGACGCGCAGCCGCGGACGGTGACCCGGTTGAGTCCCAGCGGACTGCTCGGCGAGGACATGCTGCCGCTCGCGGAGATCGCGCGCTGTCTCGACCAGTTCGATATCCGGCTGGCCGCCATCGACGTGATCAGCACCGGTTCGCGCAGTGCCGGGACCGGAGCGGTGGCGCGGGCCTACGAGAGCATCCTCGGACCGCTACCGGCCGTGGCGCACCGCACGGTCTGGGTGGTCCTGCGGCTGGATCCGCTGGCCAACGCCGCGGCGGTGGACCGGCGCGGCGGCGGCGCGGAGGGCACCCTGCGATCGGCGACCGTGGCGACCCGGCGGGTGGCGAATCGATTGGCCGCGCACGGGCTTTCGGCCGTCGCGCTGTCGGCGGCGGAGATGAACCAGGCGGTCGCCCAGCTCACCCTGGGCGCCGCGCCGGAGGAGTTCGCGGAGACGACGGACAGCCTGACGCACAACGGTTTTCATCACACCACCTACCGGATGACACCGGAGGCACTGGGATCGCGCGGCATCGCCGAGGTGTGGTCGACGCCGACGGTGACCTCCACGATCACCGTCCGGTTGCAGCGCGTCCCGGACGGCACGGATTCGGCGGGCTCGATCGCGGTCACCGCCACCGCCCGTTTCGCGACCCGCGACACCCCGTGCCGGGTCCGCTCCGCCGGTCTGATCCCGCTGCCCGGAAAGCAGCGCCGCGCACTGCTTTTCAGCCTCCCGCTGGGTACCGGAGTTCCGGCGCTGCCACTGGACAGCTACCTCGGGCCACCGGACGCGCTCGAGGAGGTGCCGATGCCGATCGCGGGCTGCGGTCAGCTGATCGGCGCCGACAGTTCCGGCCAGGGCGTCGCGCTCCCCCTGGTGAGCAGGCATGTCCGCCGGGTCGAGGTCATCGGTTCCCCACTGGTCGCCAAACAGGTCATCCTGCGCGCGATCGCGTTGGGCGCGAGCGTCGTCGTGCACACCAACCGCCACGACGAATGGCGCCCGATGGTCACCTACGTCGACCTGCCCCAAACCCTGACCCTGGCCACCTGGTCCGCCGGTTCCCAGCAATCCGGCTCGTACCGCTTCGCAACCCTCGTGGTGTTCGACGGCATAGCCCCGAGCGGCCACCACTCGGACGCCACCGTGATGGTGCTACGCCAGAACGGCCCGGCAACAGACGAATTCGAACCCGACGTCACCCTGATCGAGGACGCCCACAGCGCCAACCTCGTCACCGTGCGCACCGAATCCGGGGAGACCAGCGTGTACATGGTGGCGACGCCCGAGGAACTGCGCTACGTGGGCGCGCACCCTGCCGTCCCTGCCTGA
- a CDS encoding WXG100 family type VII secretion target — protein sequence MSGQQISNEAQSTSQAQTDMGNSVDQIRATISRVTEAVDSAKRGWQGSAFDACNKAAGDWDEEAARLNKILDELTAEVGHGNKTYTGLENENENEFRTLISQTGGMTNLSA from the coding sequence ATGTCCGGACAGCAGATCAGTAACGAAGCACAGTCAACCAGCCAGGCGCAGACCGATATGGGCAACTCGGTCGATCAGATCCGCGCCACCATTTCCCGTGTGACCGAGGCCGTCGACTCCGCCAAGCGGGGCTGGCAGGGTTCCGCGTTCGACGCGTGCAACAAGGCCGCCGGTGACTGGGACGAGGAGGCCGCCCGCCTGAACAAGATCCTCGACGAGCTCACCGCGGAAGTCGGCCACGGTAACAAGACCTACACCGGCTTGGAGAACGAGAACGAGAACGAGTTCCGCACCCTCATCTCGCAGACCGGCGGCATGACCAACCTGAGCGCCTGA
- a CDS encoding WXG100 family type VII secretion target, whose amino-acid sequence MLYERTVLQELSDLLDGFHKDLRSESENLQSCAGKLAQSWEGNAGLEAFQNSKKKWDQEFGDVNNETDPNTTMGKIAALSKAVQQAMNNASAADKVVSQGFGG is encoded by the coding sequence ATGCTTTACGAGAGAACAGTTCTGCAGGAGCTCTCCGACCTGCTCGACGGCTTCCACAAGGACCTGCGCTCCGAGTCCGAGAACCTGCAGAGCTGCGCGGGCAAGCTCGCTCAGTCCTGGGAGGGCAACGCCGGTCTCGAGGCGTTCCAGAACTCGAAGAAGAAGTGGGACCAGGAGTTCGGCGACGTCAACAACGAGACCGACCCCAACACCACGATGGGCAAGATCGCCGCGCTGTCCAAGGCCGTCCAGCAGGCCATGAACAACGCCTCGGCGGCCGACAAGGTCGTCTCGCAGGGCTTCGGCGGCTAG
- the mycP gene encoding type VII secretion-associated serine protease mycosin, whose amino-acid sequence MVGAGPASAVAPPAIDDGALGQAQAVNAKNGPPDETEKRAICAEPYLTGAVPRDPPLPQRILDLDRAWKFSRGAGQKVAVIDTGVNRHPRLPDLQPGGDFVTAGDGTEDCDGHGTLVAGLIAARPSPEDAFSGVAPEAQILAIRQLSLQYEAKNHRDDDTGKVAAGGYGDVLTMAAAVVRAVDMGATVINISEVSCSPAGSGTADGPLGAAVKYAADRNVVVVAAAGNLDQSACSVQNQTSGWNGVSTVISPAWFSPYVLSVASTDPDGATSPFSIHGPWVGVAAPGRTIISLDSKPGGTGLVDTEHGDEGPLTIDGTSFSAAFVSGLAALVRSRFPDLSAAQVIDRIERTAHNPGAGRDDRVGFGLIDPLAALTAQLPPPADRTGALPRAIAPPAPDPGPDPVPRRVAVIGSIALLALLVIGWAAALPYRRGRPGRGTGDPADGFVGTAETASPERISASSGPAGTDSPGGE is encoded by the coding sequence ATGGTCGGCGCCGGACCCGCGTCGGCCGTCGCCCCACCGGCGATCGACGACGGCGCCCTCGGGCAGGCACAGGCCGTCAACGCGAAGAACGGCCCGCCCGACGAGACCGAGAAGCGCGCGATCTGCGCCGAGCCGTATCTCACCGGTGCGGTTCCGAGGGATCCGCCACTGCCGCAACGGATTCTGGATCTCGACCGCGCGTGGAAGTTCAGTCGTGGCGCGGGCCAGAAGGTCGCCGTGATCGACACCGGCGTCAACCGCCATCCGCGGCTGCCGGACCTGCAGCCCGGTGGCGATTTCGTGACGGCCGGTGACGGCACCGAGGACTGCGACGGGCACGGCACCCTGGTGGCCGGGCTGATCGCGGCCCGCCCCAGCCCCGAGGACGCGTTCTCCGGCGTGGCCCCGGAGGCCCAGATCCTCGCCATCCGGCAGTTGAGCCTGCAATACGAGGCCAAGAACCATCGCGACGACGACACCGGCAAGGTCGCCGCCGGTGGTTACGGTGACGTGCTCACCATGGCCGCCGCCGTGGTGCGCGCGGTCGACATGGGCGCCACCGTCATCAACATCTCCGAAGTGTCCTGCAGCCCAGCGGGTTCCGGAACCGCCGACGGGCCGCTGGGCGCCGCGGTCAAGTACGCGGCCGATCGCAATGTGGTCGTGGTCGCCGCGGCCGGAAACCTCGATCAGTCGGCCTGCTCGGTGCAGAACCAGACCAGCGGGTGGAACGGGGTGTCCACGGTCATCAGCCCGGCCTGGTTCTCGCCGTACGTGTTGTCGGTGGCCTCGACCGACCCCGACGGCGCCACCTCACCGTTCTCGATCCACGGCCCGTGGGTGGGCGTCGCCGCCCCCGGCCGCACCATCATCTCGCTGGACAGCAAACCGGGCGGGACCGGTCTGGTCGACACCGAACACGGTGACGAAGGACCGCTGACCATCGACGGCACCAGCTTCTCGGCCGCCTTCGTCTCGGGCCTGGCGGCCTTGGTACGCAGCAGATTTCCCGACCTGTCCGCGGCGCAGGTGATCGACCGGATCGAGCGGACCGCGCACAATCCGGGCGCCGGTCGCGACGACCGGGTCGGCTTCGGCCTGATCGACCCGCTGGCCGCCCTCACCGCGCAACTGCCGCCCCCGGCCGACCGGACCGGCGCACTGCCGCGAGCCATCGCACCCCCGGCGCCCGATCCCGGCCCCGATCCGGTGCCGCGCCGGGTGGCGGTCATCGGTTCGATCGCGTTGCTCGCGCTGCTGGTCATCGGCTGGGCCGCCGCCCTGCCGTATCGGCGCGGGCGGCCCGGCCGGGGCACCGGGGACCCGGCCGACGGATTCGTCGGCACGGCCGAAACCGCTTCACCGGAACGGATTTCCGCATCTTCGGGCCCCGCCGGGACCGACTCGCCTGGAGGAGAGTAG
- the eccD gene encoding type VII secretion integral membrane protein EccD: MTESSSSGVGAVDPELCRVSVIGGNTQLDVGLPATVPVAAYITDLVELIDSRNPDLTEHDEGAPVRAQHWTLARIGRDPIPPHQSLTDAEVFDGELLVLRSVTAKEAPALFDDVIDAVSRLTAESGNSWSPTAARRMGLGAGLIAVIIAVAVLVAGKGTGVLNGFIALGAGVLAAGAAVIVARRYPPERMTAIVLSLYAIALLGSSAGLLTPGWVGAPHLLFSAVAALVIALALYSATRAGAFVVAAVVTTAAIVAVAAAVRMVWDFDIPKIAVGALIAGLVLITMAPRVAVAAARLPVPPVPTAGGAIDPTDHEPRPTIADIGVIGATALPSAAGLEQRARAANQYQSGILAGAVVAAGAGAILGADPLGGARWQGLVLAAITAVVLCLRGRAYADLVQASTMIAGGALVALAVTAGAAVSQEDWRSAGAGLLLVVAAAVLAFGVLGPRADVSPVVRRAIEIFEYLLIIAIVPLSLWLMDVYSAARNI; encoded by the coding sequence GTGACCGAGTCGTCGAGCAGCGGCGTGGGGGCCGTTGACCCGGAATTGTGCCGAGTGTCGGTGATCGGCGGAAATACTCAACTCGATGTGGGTCTGCCCGCGACCGTGCCGGTCGCCGCGTACATCACCGATCTGGTCGAGTTGATCGATTCCCGCAATCCCGACCTGACCGAACACGACGAGGGCGCGCCCGTGCGCGCTCAGCACTGGACCCTGGCCCGCATCGGCCGCGACCCGATACCGCCGCACCAATCCCTCACCGACGCCGAGGTTTTCGACGGCGAGTTGCTGGTGTTGCGCTCGGTGACCGCCAAGGAAGCGCCCGCGCTGTTCGACGATGTGATCGACGCGGTCTCCCGGCTCACCGCCGAGTCCGGGAACTCCTGGTCACCGACGGCGGCGCGGCGCATGGGACTGGGCGCCGGGCTGATCGCGGTGATCATCGCGGTCGCAGTCCTGGTGGCGGGCAAGGGAACCGGCGTCCTCAACGGTTTCATCGCCCTCGGCGCGGGCGTGCTCGCGGCGGGGGCCGCGGTGATCGTCGCCCGCCGCTACCCGCCCGAGCGGATGACCGCGATCGTGTTGTCGCTGTACGCGATCGCGCTCCTGGGATCGAGTGCGGGACTGCTCACGCCCGGCTGGGTGGGGGCGCCGCATCTGCTGTTCTCGGCGGTGGCGGCCCTGGTGATCGCGCTCGCGCTGTACTCGGCGACGCGGGCGGGGGCGTTCGTGGTCGCCGCGGTGGTCACCACGGCGGCGATCGTCGCGGTGGCCGCGGCCGTACGGATGGTGTGGGACTTCGACATTCCGAAGATCGCCGTCGGCGCGCTGATCGCCGGTCTGGTCCTCATCACGATGGCTCCGCGCGTGGCCGTCGCCGCCGCGCGCCTGCCGGTGCCGCCCGTTCCGACCGCGGGCGGCGCCATCGATCCGACCGATCACGAACCACGGCCCACCATCGCCGATATCGGTGTCATCGGCGCGACGGCGCTGCCCTCGGCGGCCGGACTGGAACAGCGGGCGCGCGCCGCCAACCAGTACCAGTCCGGAATTCTCGCCGGTGCGGTCGTCGCCGCGGGCGCCGGAGCGATCCTGGGGGCCGACCCGCTCGGCGGGGCGCGCTGGCAGGGACTGGTCCTGGCCGCGATCACCGCGGTGGTGCTGTGTCTGCGCGGCCGCGCCTACGCCGATCTGGTTCAAGCGTCGACGATGATCGCGGGCGGCGCCCTGGTTGCGCTGGCCGTGACCGCCGGAGCCGCTGTGTCCCAGGAGGATTGGCGTTCCGCGGGTGCGGGGCTGCTCCTGGTGGTGGCCGCGGCGGTCCTGGCGTTCGGCGTGCTCGGTCCGCGCGCGGACGTGTCCCCGGTGGTGCGGCGGGCCATCGAGATCTTCGAATATCTGCTGATCATCGCCATCGTGCCGCTGTCGCTGTGGCTGATGGACGTCTACTCGGCCGCACGGAACATCTGA
- the eccB gene encoding type VII secretion protein EccB, whose translation MPAQLTTRAQVNGYRFLLKRYEHALVRRDIRMLHDPMRTQFRSLIVGAVLGLLGVAGAAILAFLHPQGSVGDSKVVMGKDSGALYVLVDGTMHPVLNLASARLITGAAVSPSSVKDSKLTEPRGPLLGIPGAPGAMPGSGDPERSTWTMCDNLLPPTTGPAAVTGPITTVIAGPLDNPAGGTHAVPVRADQALLATHGGKTFLIYDGKRAEIDPDDSVLTRSLGLRDQRPRPIGGALLDATEPVPPLKVPEIDRHGTPGPGKLADLPVGGVIRVHGVDADELYVVLADGVQRVTPFAAGLIRDANSQGMTEITTVPPDRIVGVPVLDRLPIDDFPQQVPSVLAPDTDPVTCLSWTRAEDDARATLSLLAGRALPLPADAVPVVPATADGDGDRVDGVYLRPGTGEFVRSVGVEPGAVDNGPLFFVGDNGIRYGIPDADTAKVLGMPKLAKPAPKPIVEALSAGPSLSRQDALMSHDSLPQCPDSGAGATACAMPIPPPKNN comes from the coding sequence GTGCCGGCGCAGTTGACCACCCGTGCCCAAGTCAACGGATACCGGTTCCTGCTGAAGCGCTACGAGCACGCGCTGGTGCGCCGCGACATCCGGATGCTGCACGACCCCATGCGCACCCAGTTCCGCTCGCTGATCGTCGGCGCCGTCCTGGGTCTGCTCGGTGTCGCGGGCGCCGCGATCCTGGCCTTCCTGCATCCGCAGGGCTCGGTCGGTGACTCGAAGGTCGTGATGGGCAAGGATTCCGGCGCGCTGTACGTCCTCGTGGACGGCACCATGCATCCGGTCCTGAACCTGGCCTCGGCCCGCCTCATCACCGGCGCCGCGGTTTCGCCGTCGTCGGTCAAGGACAGCAAGCTCACCGAGCCGCGCGGTCCGCTGCTGGGGATTCCGGGCGCGCCCGGCGCGATGCCCGGATCCGGCGATCCCGAACGCTCCACCTGGACGATGTGCGACAACCTCCTGCCGCCGACGACGGGCCCGGCGGCGGTGACCGGTCCGATCACGACGGTCATCGCGGGCCCGCTGGACAATCCGGCCGGAGGCACCCACGCGGTGCCGGTACGGGCGGATCAGGCGCTGCTGGCCACCCACGGCGGTAAGACCTTCCTGATCTACGACGGCAAGCGCGCCGAGATCGACCCGGACGATTCGGTGCTGACCCGCTCGCTCGGACTGCGCGATCAGCGACCGCGGCCGATCGGCGGGGCACTGCTCGACGCGACCGAACCCGTTCCGCCGCTGAAGGTTCCGGAGATCGACCGGCACGGCACACCCGGTCCGGGCAAGCTGGCCGACCTCCCCGTCGGCGGCGTGATCCGCGTGCACGGGGTGGACGCCGACGAGTTGTACGTCGTCCTCGCCGACGGCGTGCAGCGGGTGACGCCGTTCGCCGCCGGACTCATCCGGGACGCGAATTCCCAAGGGATGACCGAGATCACGACCGTGCCGCCCGATCGCATCGTCGGTGTTCCGGTACTGGACCGGCTGCCGATCGACGATTTCCCGCAGCAGGTCCCGTCCGTGCTGGCCCCCGACACCGATCCGGTGACCTGCCTGTCGTGGACCCGCGCCGAGGACGATGCCCGCGCCACGCTGAGCCTGCTCGCGGGCCGCGCGCTCCCGCTGCCCGCGGATGCGGTCCCGGTCGTCCCGGCGACCGCGGACGGTGACGGTGACCGGGTCGACGGTGTGTATCTGCGGCCCGGCACCGGCGAATTCGTGCGATCGGTCGGCGTCGAACCGGGCGCGGTCGACAACGGGCCGCTGTTCTTCGTGGGCGACAACGGGATTCGCTACGGCATCCCGGACGCCGACACCGCCAAGGTGCTCGGCATGCCGAAGCTCGCGAAACCTGCGCCGAAGCCGATCGTCGAGGCGCTGTCGGCGGGGCCGTCGCTGTCCCGGCAGGACGCGCTGATGAGCCACGACAGCCTGCCGCAGTGCCCGGACTCCGGCGCCGGCGCCACGGCCTGCGCCATGCCGATCCCGCCGCCGAAGAACAACTGA
- the eccA gene encoding type VII secretion AAA-ATPase EccA: MTGNRQAQRAFDAGVLSLGIAIDGQESTPDLEYAKLAFQRATEWDPGMCDAWLGRAAAGEITPEVVFNLYKTSSSTLFREQRRLGLAPRQLAGRFVVGQYIDYPLAGYTEIWLAQATQLIGAGDYDEAEKVLDELARHRAGLLSQPDQDLDDRICQYVRGLLHYTTQRWPDVMTVLAGSAEWKDAYLAAGAHVMVGTACAQLGLFGEAIRRMEAAENGPIPAAATTARFCRGLCLREMGREDEAQALFEKVFSEAPDFESNTQAMRDRKYRLTVTSKELIDARTDRWDPASAPTAEQVEDSERDDRAKRLLEVARAELDEQIGLAAVKTQVAKLQATAQLAKIRAEKGMSSAPRGQHLAFTGPPGTGKTTIARVVAKIYCGLGLLKTDRLVEVKRSDFVGEHLGSTAIKTNKLIDSAMDGVLFVDEAYTLIQTGLSGGDAFGREAVDTLLARMENDRDRLIVIIAGYDGEIDRFLASNDGLASRFAKRVKFESYTPDELSRIGQFIARKRDSEVAEEALELLQAACGELYAREVVDQSGETHRAVDLAGNGRFIRNVIEAAEEEREFRLATDDSIDLSAVDESVLMRIEGADMAKALEGVLGGLR; the protein is encoded by the coding sequence ATGACCGGCAACCGCCAAGCACAACGCGCCTTCGATGCCGGTGTTTTGTCATTGGGTATCGCTATCGACGGCCAGGAATCCACGCCCGATCTCGAATACGCGAAGCTGGCCTTCCAGCGCGCCACCGAATGGGATCCGGGCATGTGCGACGCCTGGCTGGGTCGGGCCGCGGCCGGGGAGATCACCCCCGAGGTGGTGTTCAACCTGTACAAGACCAGCAGTTCCACGCTGTTCCGCGAGCAGCGCCGGCTCGGCCTCGCGCCGCGGCAGCTGGCCGGTCGCTTCGTCGTGGGCCAGTACATCGACTATCCGCTGGCCGGGTACACCGAAATCTGGCTGGCCCAGGCCACACAGCTCATCGGCGCGGGCGATTACGACGAGGCCGAGAAGGTCCTCGACGAGCTGGCCCGGCACCGCGCGGGCCTGCTGTCGCAGCCGGATCAGGACCTCGACGACCGGATCTGCCAGTACGTTCGCGGTCTGCTGCACTACACGACCCAGCGCTGGCCGGATGTGATGACGGTGCTGGCCGGTTCGGCGGAGTGGAAGGACGCTTACCTGGCCGCGGGCGCGCACGTGATGGTCGGCACCGCCTGTGCCCAGCTGGGACTGTTCGGTGAGGCCATCCGCCGGATGGAGGCCGCCGAGAACGGTCCGATCCCGGCCGCGGCGACCACCGCCCGGTTCTGCCGCGGGCTGTGCCTGCGCGAGATGGGCCGGGAGGACGAGGCCCAGGCACTGTTCGAGAAGGTCTTCTCCGAGGCCCCGGACTTCGAGTCGAATACGCAGGCCATGCGCGATCGCAAGTACCGGCTCACGGTCACCAGCAAGGAACTGATCGACGCCCGCACCGACCGCTGGGATCCGGCCTCGGCGCCCACCGCCGAGCAGGTCGAGGACTCCGAGCGCGACGATCGGGCCAAGCGCCTGCTCGAGGTGGCGCGCGCGGAGCTGGACGAGCAGATCGGCCTGGCCGCGGTGAAAACTCAGGTGGCCAAACTCCAGGCCACCGCGCAATTGGCGAAAATCCGGGCCGAGAAAGGAATGTCCAGCGCGCCACGCGGACAACACCTTGCGTTCACCGGCCCGCCAGGAACCGGTAAGACGACGATTGCCCGCGTGGTGGCGAAAATTTACTGCGGGTTGGGTTTGTTGAAAACCGATCGACTGGTAGAGGTAAAGCGTTCGGATTTCGTAGGTGAACATTTGGGAAGCACCGCGATAAAAACAAATAAATTGATCGATTCCGCAATGGACGGTGTGCTGTTCGTCGACGAGGCATACACCCTCATCCAGACCGGCCTGTCCGGTGGCGACGCGTTCGGCCGCGAGGCGGTGGACACGCTGCTGGCGCGGATGGAGAACGATCGCGACCGGCTGATCGTGATCATCGCCGGATACGACGGCGAGATCGACCGCTTCCTCGCCTCCAACGACGGTCTGGCCTCCCGCTTCGCCAAGCGGGTCAAGTTCGAGTCCTACACCCCCGACGAGCTGAGCCGGATCGGCCAGTTCATTGCGCGCAAACGTGATTCGGAGGTCGCCGAGGAGGCACTCGAGCTGTTGCAGGCCGCCTGCGGCGAGCTCTATGCGCGCGAGGTGGTGGACCAGAGCGGTGAGACGCATCGCGCGGTCGATCTGGCCGGTAACGGCCGGTTCATCCGCAATGTGATCGAGGCCGCCGAGGAGGAACGCGAATTCCGGCTGGCCACAGACGATTCCATCGATCTGTCGGCAGTGGACGAGTCCGTGCTGATGCGGATCGAGGGCGCCGACATGGCGAAGGCGCTGGAGGGCGTGCTCGGCGGATTGCGCTGA